Proteins co-encoded in one Mycobacterium mantenii genomic window:
- a CDS encoding cytochrome P450, with translation MTVTNDTDVYYDPYDVNINANPYPIYARLREEAPIYYNERYDFWALSRHSDVERGLANWETFSNRRSDILELIQSKFDMPGGVMMFQDPPEHSMLRGLMSRVFTPRRMAALEDQIRQYCVRCLDPLVGSGGFDIIAELASMMPMRVIGMLLGIPESAQVSVRDANDANLRTKPGAPLKVANADSIADGRIYADYVEWRSKNPSDDLMTTLLNVEFDDENGVHRKLTRKEVLHYTQVVAGAGNETTGRLIGWLAKVLAEHPDQRREVYEDRSLLTRTVDETLRFEPTGPHVARWMAKDFECYGTTVPAGSAMLLLFGAANRDPRRYTDPDTYNIRRDNISHITFGKGVHYCLGANLARLEGRVALDEILNRWPEWDIDYDTAQLASTSTVRGWERLRVVLP, from the coding sequence ATGACCGTCACCAACGACACCGACGTCTACTACGACCCCTACGACGTCAACATCAATGCGAACCCCTATCCGATTTACGCGCGGCTGCGCGAAGAGGCGCCGATCTACTACAACGAGCGTTACGATTTCTGGGCCTTGTCAAGGCATTCCGACGTCGAGCGCGGGCTGGCCAACTGGGAGACCTTCTCCAACAGGCGAAGCGACATCCTTGAGCTCATCCAGTCGAAATTCGACATGCCCGGCGGTGTCATGATGTTTCAGGATCCGCCCGAACACTCAATGCTGCGTGGCCTGATGTCGCGGGTGTTCACCCCCCGCCGGATGGCCGCTCTCGAGGACCAGATTCGGCAATACTGCGTGCGGTGCCTGGACCCCCTCGTCGGCTCCGGCGGGTTCGACATCATCGCCGAACTCGCCTCGATGATGCCGATGCGGGTGATCGGGATGTTGTTGGGAATCCCCGAGTCCGCACAGGTCTCGGTACGCGACGCGAACGACGCCAACCTGCGCACCAAGCCCGGGGCGCCGTTGAAGGTCGCCAACGCCGACTCCATCGCCGACGGCCGGATCTACGCCGACTACGTCGAATGGCGCTCCAAGAACCCGTCGGACGACCTGATGACCACACTGCTCAACGTCGAATTCGACGACGAGAACGGCGTGCACCGCAAGCTGACCCGCAAAGAGGTGCTGCATTACACGCAGGTGGTCGCCGGGGCGGGCAACGAGACCACCGGCCGGTTGATCGGCTGGCTGGCCAAGGTGCTCGCCGAGCATCCCGACCAGCGCCGCGAGGTCTACGAGGACCGGTCACTGTTGACCCGTACCGTCGACGAGACATTGCGATTCGAACCCACCGGCCCGCACGTCGCGCGTTGGATGGCAAAGGATTTCGAGTGCTACGGCACGACCGTCCCGGCGGGTAGCGCGATGCTGCTGCTGTTCGGCGCCGCCAACCGCGATCCCCGTCGCTACACCGATCCGGACACCTACAACATCCGTCGCGACAACATCTCGCACATCACCTTCGGAAAGGGTGTGCACTACTGCCTGGGTGCCAACCTGGCGCGCCTCGAGGGCCGCGTCGCGCTGGACGAGATCCTCAACCGGTGGCCCGAATGGGACATCGATTACGACACCGCGCAATTGGCGTCCACATCGACCGTCCGCGGCTGGGAGCGGCTGCGCGTCGTGTTGCCCTGA
- a CDS encoding rhomboid-like protein: protein MPPEAAVRDGTLRWAQLRTVPGASSVRVTATYAVLLLVIYLILAALGPHAHAVAVTRMSTNIHNLGRGQLGTLIGSAFVNDGGDLFFWLPGLVCLLALGELMWSGRGLLVTFAVGHIGATLIVAVGLVAAIETEMLPVSVARASDVGISYGAVCVLGALTAAIPARWRGVWAGWWLGTAVVAAAAADFTAVGHVVALLLGIGLSFRLRSVASWTPMHQALLIVGVTFGSLLLAGPSLMAPAGGLAGALVGLATNGSLVRGPRQCVDVVAAGCPGR, encoded by the coding sequence ATGCCGCCTGAAGCCGCGGTCCGGGACGGCACACTGCGCTGGGCTCAGCTGCGGACCGTGCCCGGCGCGTCGTCGGTTCGAGTCACGGCTACCTACGCGGTCCTTTTGCTCGTCATCTATCTCATCCTCGCCGCGCTGGGGCCGCACGCACACGCGGTCGCCGTAACCCGAATGAGCACCAACATCCACAACCTCGGGCGGGGACAGCTGGGCACCCTGATCGGGAGCGCGTTCGTCAACGACGGCGGTGATCTGTTCTTCTGGCTGCCGGGGCTGGTCTGCCTGCTGGCCCTGGGTGAGCTCATGTGGTCCGGCAGGGGACTGCTCGTCACCTTCGCCGTCGGCCATATCGGCGCCACGCTGATCGTCGCGGTAGGACTGGTCGCCGCCATCGAAACGGAGATGCTGCCGGTCTCGGTCGCCCGCGCCAGTGACGTGGGAATCAGTTACGGCGCGGTTTGCGTGCTCGGCGCGCTCACGGCGGCGATCCCGGCGCGCTGGCGCGGCGTCTGGGCGGGCTGGTGGCTGGGTACCGCGGTGGTAGCGGCCGCCGCCGCGGATTTCACCGCCGTCGGCCACGTGGTGGCGCTGCTGCTCGGCATCGGATTGTCATTCCGGCTGCGCTCGGTGGCCTCCTGGACGCCCATGCACCAGGCGTTGCTCATCGTCGGTGTCACGTTCGGCTCTCTTTTGCTCGCCGGGCCTTCGCTGATGGCGCCCGCCGGTGGGTTGGCCGGTGCGCTTGTCGGGCTGGCCACCAATGGCTCCCTAGTCAGAGGACCCCGTCAGTGTGTCGACGTGGTAGCGGCTGGCTGTCCAGGGCGGTGA
- a CDS encoding cysteine hydrolase family protein yields MDLQLKRHGIERVIVMGLITHTCVEATVRFAAELGYDVTVVWDATADYSDTEMRAALEVNMPNHASAIVTTVAAVAAL; encoded by the coding sequence TTGGACCTGCAACTCAAACGCCATGGGATCGAGCGGGTCATCGTCATGGGTTTGATCACGCATACGTGCGTCGAGGCGACGGTTCGGTTCGCCGCCGAGCTCGGTTATGACGTCACAGTGGTCTGGGACGCCACCGCCGACTACTCGGACACCGAGATGCGCGCCGCCCTCGAGGTGAACATGCCCAACCACGCTTCGGCCATCGTGACCACCGTCGCCGCGGTCGCCGCTCTTTAA
- a CDS encoding glycoside hydrolase family 172 protein produces MSVAARVCSTVFALLLFPIPGAGAAGAEPAPVTTRPDERMVGWDTYRRLDRLPYLNPGSQTLQVSSFDRSGGDFDISTGNRNGSGGCLAAGGAGCVIAEDHGAGEIDSIWLTRDGGNVRAVGNIRIELDGQTVVDTPLQSLVDGKRGAPFVWPLVANAAQTPGGDYIKVPMPYQRSMRVSVASHLEYYHVDYRQFPNADGVNTFSPTDPALDVLETLGSAGTVDPKPAAAGATHSKRVIDLTAGEERIIAESTGSASISALRLRLPEPAARQLTGLRLRIDFDGRTLVDSPLGEFFGAGLGANTVRSLMFASIPAPDGSLVLCDWWPMPFAHSTRVTLVNASTEEVSGIDSDVATTPDAQWAPALTSGRAGYFTARSHAGPTAPGQDWLFADEQGRGKFVGVSQTIHGHRTKTAFSDDAPYFLEGAERVYADGAASPQWYGTGTEDLYEGGWYFKNGTHFSDPLNGQPDQRTATGGCADYCVAVYRIMLADAIGYHSALRFGIEHGKRNMVQPDYSSTAFLYTQPDAGVTGGDDVNPTDAVNRALHGYADSDGIDQLLVSEYEGTRDTLPVVGSVRTAQGAIIFHVQIDPDNHGIVLRRTSDQATGFQSADVAVDGVPTGNWLQPRSNPFHRWLDDSYLVPQSATAGKAQVTVSLTPTADSPPWTASRYHVDTLTGSSD; encoded by the coding sequence ATGTCGGTGGCAGCGCGGGTGTGCTCCACGGTATTTGCGTTGCTGCTGTTCCCAATTCCCGGGGCCGGGGCGGCCGGTGCGGAGCCTGCACCCGTCACGACTCGGCCCGACGAAAGAATGGTGGGGTGGGACACCTACCGTCGCTTGGACCGGTTGCCCTATTTGAACCCCGGCTCGCAGACCCTGCAGGTCTCGAGTTTTGATCGCAGCGGCGGCGACTTCGACATTTCCACCGGCAATCGCAACGGCAGCGGCGGGTGCCTGGCGGCAGGGGGTGCCGGCTGTGTCATCGCGGAGGATCACGGTGCCGGAGAAATCGATTCGATCTGGCTGACCCGCGACGGCGGCAATGTTCGCGCCGTCGGAAACATCCGCATCGAGCTGGACGGGCAGACCGTAGTAGACACACCGTTGCAATCGTTGGTCGACGGCAAGCGCGGGGCCCCGTTCGTGTGGCCGCTGGTGGCCAATGCCGCTCAGACGCCGGGAGGCGACTACATCAAAGTGCCGATGCCTTATCAGCGGTCGATGCGGGTCAGCGTCGCATCCCATTTGGAGTACTACCACGTGGATTATCGGCAGTTTCCCAACGCCGACGGGGTGAACACGTTCTCGCCAACCGATCCCGCACTCGATGTGCTGGAGACGCTCGGCTCCGCCGGCACGGTTGACCCCAAACCGGCCGCGGCCGGTGCGACGCACAGCAAGCGGGTCATCGACCTAACCGCCGGCGAGGAACGGATCATCGCCGAATCGACTGGCTCGGCGAGCATCTCGGCGTTGCGGCTGCGGCTGCCCGAACCGGCGGCCCGACAGTTGACCGGGTTGCGGCTGCGGATCGATTTCGACGGCCGAACCCTGGTCGACTCCCCGCTGGGGGAATTCTTCGGCGCCGGACTGGGCGCCAACACCGTGCGATCGCTGATGTTCGCGAGCATCCCGGCACCCGATGGGTCTCTGGTGTTATGCGATTGGTGGCCAATGCCTTTCGCGCACTCGACCCGCGTCACACTGGTCAACGCGAGCACCGAAGAAGTGTCGGGGATAGACAGCGACGTCGCCACCACACCCGACGCCCAGTGGGCGCCCGCACTCACCAGCGGACGTGCAGGGTACTTCACCGCACGCTCGCATGCCGGACCGACGGCCCCCGGTCAGGACTGGTTGTTCGCTGACGAACAGGGACGCGGGAAATTCGTCGGTGTCAGTCAAACCATTCACGGCCATCGAACCAAAACGGCGTTCAGTGACGATGCCCCTTACTTTCTCGAGGGCGCCGAGCGGGTCTATGCCGACGGCGCCGCGTCGCCGCAGTGGTACGGCACCGGCACCGAGGACCTGTACGAGGGTGGCTGGTACTTCAAGAACGGCACGCACTTCAGCGACCCACTCAACGGCCAACCCGATCAACGCACGGCCACGGGCGGATGCGCCGACTATTGCGTCGCCGTCTACCGGATCATGCTGGCCGACGCGATCGGCTATCACTCCGCGCTGCGATTCGGCATCGAGCACGGCAAACGGAACATGGTCCAACCCGACTACAGCTCAACCGCTTTCCTCTATACACAGCCAGATGCCGGCGTCACCGGTGGCGACGACGTCAACCCCACCGATGCCGTCAATCGAGCGCTGCACGGCTACGCCGACTCCGATGGAATCGATCAACTACTGGTCAGCGAGTACGAGGGCACCCGGGACACCCTGCCCGTCGTCGGCTCGGTCCGTACCGCCCAGGGCGCGATCATCTTTCACGTCCAGATCGATCCGGACAATCACGGCATCGTGCTGCGCCGCACATCGGATCAAGCGACCGGCTTCCAATCGGCCGACGTGGCGGTGGATGGCGTGCCCACGGGGAACTGGCTTCAACCGCGCAGCAATCCGTTTCACCGGTGGCTGGACGACAGCTACCTGGTGCCGCAGTCGGCGACCGCCGGTAAAGCGCAGGTGACGGTCAGCCTGACGCCTACCGCCGACTCACCGCCCTGGACAGCCAGCCGCTACCACGTCGACACACTGACGGGGTCCTCTGACTAG
- a CDS encoding mycofactocin-coupled SDR family oxidoreductase, translating to MGRMDGKVAFVTGAARGQGRSHAVRLAQEGADIIAVDICRGFEGSPAPAATPEDLDVTAGMVKDAGARVVTAEVDVREYDALKAAVDSGVEQLGRLDVIVANAGIGTMTGKLHKTDEALWQEMIDVNLSGVWKTVKAGVPQMLDGDRGGSLILTSSVAGRKAYLHTGHYTSAKHGVIGLMRAFAVELGHKMIRVNAVLPTHVNTPLLINEGTFHAFRPDLENPGPDDLAPICQTFHTLPIPWVTAQDISNAVLFLASDEARYITGVALPVDAGSCLK from the coding sequence ATGGGTCGGATGGACGGCAAGGTCGCCTTCGTGACCGGTGCGGCACGGGGGCAGGGCAGAAGTCACGCCGTCCGGCTCGCGCAGGAGGGCGCCGACATCATCGCGGTTGACATCTGCCGCGGATTCGAGGGATCCCCGGCTCCCGCTGCCACGCCGGAAGACCTCGACGTCACCGCCGGCATGGTCAAGGACGCGGGCGCTCGCGTCGTCACCGCCGAAGTCGACGTGCGTGAGTACGACGCGTTGAAGGCGGCGGTCGACAGCGGCGTCGAACAGCTGGGACGGCTGGACGTCATCGTCGCCAACGCGGGCATCGGCACGATGACCGGCAAGCTACACAAGACCGACGAGGCGCTGTGGCAGGAGATGATCGACGTCAACCTCAGTGGGGTGTGGAAGACGGTCAAAGCCGGTGTCCCACAAATGCTGGACGGGGACCGCGGCGGTTCGCTCATCTTGACATCGTCGGTCGCGGGCAGGAAGGCCTACTTACACACCGGTCACTACACGTCGGCCAAGCACGGGGTGATCGGGCTGATGCGCGCGTTCGCAGTTGAATTGGGCCACAAGATGATCCGGGTCAATGCCGTGTTGCCAACCCATGTGAACACGCCACTGCTGATCAACGAAGGCACCTTTCATGCTTTCCGCCCCGATCTGGAGAACCCCGGGCCGGACGACCTCGCGCCGATCTGCCAAACCTTCCACACGCTCCCCATCCCGTGGGTCACCGCACAGGACATCAGCAACGCCGTGCTGTTCCTTGCGTCCGACGAAGCCCGATACATCACCGGTGTTGCGCTGCCGGTGGATGCCGGCAGCTGCCTGAAGTAA
- the ligD gene encoding non-homologous end-joining DNA ligase produces the protein MGAAEELDVDGIAVRLTSPDKVYFPKLGSKGTKRTLVDYYRAVAGGPMLDALRDRPTHLQRFPDGIDGEEIYQKRIPQHHPDYLQTCRVTFPSGRTADALKVTHPSAIVWAAQMGTVTLHPWQVRCPDTDHPDELRIDLDPQPGVAFEQARTVAVDVLRPLLDELGLVGYPKTSGGRGIHVFLRIATDWDFTEVRRAGIALARETERRAPEAVTTSWWKEERGERIFIDFNQNARDRTMASAYSVRNTPIATVSMPLTWDELAGAEPDDYTMATVPDLVRQREDPWAAMDDVAQSIAPLLEMAAADEERGLGDMPYPPNYPKMPGEPKRVQPSRDRDLKNQPN, from the coding sequence ATGGGTGCTGCAGAAGAGCTCGACGTCGACGGCATTGCCGTGCGCCTGACAAGTCCGGACAAGGTGTATTTCCCCAAACTGGGATCGAAAGGTACCAAGCGGACTCTGGTGGACTACTACCGAGCAGTCGCGGGCGGTCCGATGCTCGACGCACTGCGCGACCGCCCCACCCACCTGCAGCGCTTCCCGGACGGCATCGACGGCGAGGAGATCTACCAGAAGCGGATTCCTCAGCACCATCCCGACTATTTGCAGACGTGTCGGGTGACGTTTCCATCGGGGCGGACCGCCGACGCGCTGAAGGTCACCCACCCTTCGGCGATCGTGTGGGCCGCGCAGATGGGCACGGTCACCTTGCACCCGTGGCAGGTGCGCTGCCCGGATACCGACCATCCCGACGAATTGCGGATCGATCTGGATCCGCAGCCCGGTGTCGCCTTCGAGCAGGCGCGCACCGTCGCGGTCGACGTGCTGCGGCCGCTGCTCGACGAGCTCGGTTTGGTGGGGTATCCGAAGACGTCGGGCGGCCGCGGGATTCACGTCTTTCTGCGGATCGCCACCGATTGGGATTTCACCGAGGTGCGCCGCGCCGGCATCGCGCTGGCTCGCGAGACAGAGCGGCGCGCACCCGAGGCGGTCACGACGTCGTGGTGGAAGGAGGAGCGTGGCGAGCGCATCTTCATCGATTTCAATCAGAATGCCCGGGACCGCACCATGGCGTCGGCCTACTCGGTGCGGAACACGCCGATCGCGACGGTGTCGATGCCACTGACATGGGACGAGCTGGCCGGCGCCGAACCGGACGACTACACCATGGCGACCGTGCCCGACCTGGTACGGCAGCGCGAAGATCCCTGGGCCGCAATGGATGACGTGGCGCAGTCGATCGCACCGTTGCTGGAAATGGCTGCGGCCGACGAAGAGCGCGGCCTGGGCGACATGCCGTATCCGCCGAACTACCCGAAAATGCCCGGTGAGCCCAAACGCGTTCAGCCCAGCCGGGATCGAGATCTCAAGAACCAACCAAACTAG
- a CDS encoding cytochrome P450 — protein sequence MTTAPAEPATPDELLLRLLDPEVRADPYPLFTHFRERGSFAVPAGNLAVFSTYRDCDEALRHPSSSSDRLKSTAGRAQIEAQTRQLIEAGAEAPPQTPPGFLFQDPPDHTRLRKLVSKAFAPKVVNALQPDLTALVHGLLDGIAEKGRFEVVEDLAYPLPVAVICRLLGVPLEDEPQFSRVSALLAQSLDPFVAFTGTPSDNLKERMDAGMWLRAYLHGLIDRRRSRPGDDLMSGLIAVEESGDQLTAEEIVSTCVLLLVAGHETTVNLIGNAVLAMLRQPSQWTALGADASRVPAVIEETLRYDPPVQMIARTAGNDMTIGGIDVPAGDIMMLLTAAAQRDPAAYDDPDVFDPDRKGMRHLGFGRGVHYCLGAPLARLEAGVALSAVTARFPNARLDSEPQYKANVTLRGLSQLIVTV from the coding sequence ATGACGACCGCACCTGCCGAGCCCGCGACGCCCGACGAATTGTTGTTGCGCTTGTTGGACCCGGAAGTCCGCGCCGATCCCTACCCGCTGTTCACTCACTTTCGCGAACGCGGATCGTTCGCCGTGCCGGCGGGCAACCTTGCGGTCTTCTCGACCTACCGTGACTGTGACGAAGCCTTGCGCCACCCGTCGTCGAGCAGCGACCGGCTCAAGTCGACTGCCGGCCGCGCGCAGATCGAGGCGCAGACCCGGCAGCTCATCGAGGCGGGCGCCGAGGCGCCGCCGCAAACCCCGCCGGGGTTCTTGTTTCAGGACCCGCCGGACCACACCCGGCTGCGCAAACTGGTCAGCAAGGCGTTCGCACCGAAGGTGGTGAACGCGCTGCAACCCGACCTCACCGCGCTGGTTCACGGGTTGCTCGACGGGATCGCCGAAAAGGGGCGGTTCGAGGTCGTCGAAGACCTCGCCTATCCACTGCCGGTGGCGGTCATTTGCCGACTGCTGGGCGTACCCCTCGAGGACGAGCCGCAATTCAGCCGGGTATCCGCGCTGCTGGCCCAATCACTGGACCCGTTCGTCGCATTCACCGGAACGCCCTCGGACAACCTGAAAGAGCGGATGGACGCCGGGATGTGGCTGCGGGCGTACCTGCACGGTCTGATCGACCGGCGACGCTCGCGCCCCGGCGACGATCTCATGTCCGGACTGATCGCCGTGGAAGAGTCGGGTGACCAGCTGACCGCGGAGGAGATCGTCTCCACCTGCGTCCTGCTGCTGGTCGCCGGTCACGAGACCACGGTGAACCTGATCGGCAACGCGGTCCTGGCGATGCTGCGCCAACCGTCGCAATGGACCGCGCTCGGCGCCGACGCCAGCCGTGTCCCCGCGGTCATCGAGGAGACCCTGCGTTACGACCCGCCGGTGCAAATGATCGCCCGAACTGCGGGCAACGACATGACAATTGGGGGCATCGACGTGCCCGCGGGCGACATCATGATGCTGCTGACCGCCGCCGCCCAGCGCGATCCCGCCGCATACGACGATCCCGACGTTTTCGATCCGGATCGAAAGGGCATGCGGCACTTAGGATTCGGTCGCGGAGTGCATTACTGCCTGGGCGCGCCACTGGCCCGGCTGGAGGCCGGTGTGGCCCTGTCGGCGGTGACGGCCCGTTTCCCGAACGCCCGGCTGGACAGTGAGCCGCAGTACAAGGCCAATGTCACGCTGCGCGGCCTGTCGCAGCTCATAGTGACGGTCTAG
- a CDS encoding cysteine hydrolase family protein: MMLRWRMTRRRPGLPLIDPYNDFISPGGKVWDRLQGVIESNDCVTHMKQVLDAARGANLRVFYALHRRYRPGDYETWKYVAPVQRAAWSRKTFEYGTWGGEIRAGFEPRPGDIVAHNIEVPAVSPTPTWTCNSNAMGSSGSSSWV, translated from the coding sequence ATGATGCTCCGGTGGCGTATGACAAGGCGGCGACCGGGGCTTCCGCTGATCGATCCCTACAACGATTTCATTTCTCCCGGCGGGAAAGTGTGGGATCGGTTGCAAGGCGTCATCGAGAGCAACGACTGCGTTACCCACATGAAGCAGGTGCTGGACGCCGCCCGCGGTGCGAACCTGCGCGTCTTTTATGCGCTGCATCGTCGCTACCGGCCGGGCGACTATGAGACGTGGAAATACGTCGCGCCGGTCCAGCGGGCGGCCTGGTCGCGCAAGACCTTCGAATACGGCACCTGGGGTGGTGAGATCCGTGCCGGGTTCGAGCCACGACCGGGCGACATCGTCGCTCACAACATTGAAGTTCCAGCGGTTTCGCCAACACCGACTTGGACCTGCAACTCAAACGCCATGGGATCGAGCGGGTCATCGTCATGGGTTTGA
- a CDS encoding ATP-dependent DNA ligase, translating into MDLPVMPPVSPMLAKSVRTIPPDSSYEPKWDGFRSICFRDHDEVELGSRNERPMTRYFPELVAAARAELPERCVIDGEIVIATDHGLDFEALQQRIHPADSRVRMLAETTPASFIAFDLLALGDDDYTRRPFSERRAALLDALAGSGPSIHATPATTDLDTAQRWFGEFEGAGLDGVIAKPLDITYQPDKRIMFKIKHERTADCVVAGYRVHKSGADAIGSLLLGLYQDDGQLASVGVIGAFPMSERRRLFDELQSLVTDFEGHPWNWAAHEAGERTPRKNEYSRWNAGKDLSFVPLRPERVVEVRYDHMEGRRFRHTAQFNRWRPDRDPRSCTYEQLEQPVTFSLGDIVPGLGAG; encoded by the coding sequence ATGGACCTCCCTGTCATGCCGCCGGTGTCGCCGATGCTGGCCAAGTCGGTACGCACGATCCCCCCTGATTCGTCCTATGAACCCAAGTGGGACGGTTTCAGGTCGATCTGTTTCCGCGATCACGACGAGGTCGAGCTGGGCAGTCGCAATGAACGGCCGATGACGCGCTATTTCCCCGAGCTGGTGGCGGCGGCCAGGGCCGAGCTGCCGGAGCGTTGCGTGATCGACGGCGAGATCGTCATCGCCACCGACCACGGGCTGGATTTCGAGGCGCTGCAGCAACGCATTCATCCGGCCGACTCGCGGGTACGGATGCTCGCCGAGACCACACCGGCGTCCTTCATCGCGTTCGACTTGCTCGCCCTCGGCGACGACGACTACACGCGGCGGCCCTTCAGCGAGCGGCGTGCTGCCCTTCTCGACGCTTTAGCGGGCTCGGGCCCGTCGATCCATGCCACGCCGGCGACGACCGATCTGGATACCGCGCAGCGCTGGTTCGGCGAATTCGAGGGAGCCGGCCTCGATGGCGTGATCGCCAAGCCGCTGGACATCACCTATCAGCCGGACAAGCGGATCATGTTCAAGATCAAGCACGAGCGGACCGCCGACTGTGTGGTCGCCGGCTACCGGGTGCACAAGTCCGGTGCCGACGCGATCGGTTCGCTGTTGCTGGGCCTCTACCAGGACGATGGCCAGCTCGCGTCGGTCGGTGTGATTGGCGCGTTTCCCATGTCCGAGCGCCGGCGGCTGTTCGACGAATTACAGTCCCTCGTCACCGATTTCGAGGGTCACCCGTGGAATTGGGCCGCGCATGAGGCCGGCGAGCGGACGCCTCGTAAGAACGAATACTCGCGCTGGAATGCCGGTAAGGATCTCTCGTTCGTGCCGCTGCGGCCCGAGCGGGTGGTCGAGGTCCGCTACGACCACATGGAGGGTCGGCGGTTTCGTCATACCGCGCAGTTCAATCGCTGGCGTCCGGACCGCGACCCGCGCTCATGCACCTACGAACAGCTGGAACAGCCGGTGACTTTCAGCCTCGGCGACATCGTGCCGGGACTTGGCGCTGGCTAG
- a CDS encoding CDGP domain-containing protein, translating into MKRCIVGGLAALLMSTGLIAGSPPAGAGCQYGGPVLSKCDGPVQPDGTWQRCVAVTRLVPNGASSYLVPDNHCGLMGPGQNPDLGFADPPTHIDG; encoded by the coding sequence ATGAAGCGGTGCATCGTCGGAGGATTGGCGGCCCTGCTGATGTCCACGGGGCTGATCGCCGGGTCGCCGCCGGCCGGCGCCGGCTGCCAGTACGGAGGGCCCGTTCTAAGCAAGTGCGACGGGCCCGTCCAGCCTGACGGCACCTGGCAGCGTTGCGTGGCGGTCACCCGGTTGGTTCCCAACGGCGCCAGTTCCTATCTCGTGCCCGACAACCACTGCGGCCTGATGGGTCCCGGCCAGAACCCGGATCTCGGCTTCGCCGACCCACCGACGCACATCGACGGCTGA
- a CDS encoding TetR/AcrR family transcriptional regulator, with protein sequence MLVAATSQIMLEEGYAAATSRRVAAKAGVKPALVHYYFPTMDDLYLAVFRRGAAIYLERQQKALASDRPLHAFWATLTEPKDTRLLLEFMGLANHRKEIRAEISAWSERWREQQITALNFIVREHELDTDEFPPAALAVVIASIGRTLILEQGLGTHGGHDEAVALVNRFLDRFEMPTPKSRRST encoded by the coding sequence ATGCTGGTGGCCGCGACGAGTCAGATCATGCTCGAGGAAGGCTATGCCGCGGCCACGTCGCGCCGCGTCGCGGCCAAGGCCGGGGTCAAGCCGGCGTTGGTGCACTACTACTTTCCCACGATGGATGACCTGTATCTGGCCGTCTTTCGCCGCGGCGCCGCGATCTACCTGGAACGCCAGCAAAAGGCGTTGGCCTCCGACCGGCCACTGCACGCGTTCTGGGCCACGCTCACCGAGCCGAAGGACACCCGGCTGCTGCTGGAGTTCATGGGACTCGCCAACCATCGCAAGGAGATTCGGGCCGAGATCTCGGCGTGGTCGGAACGCTGGCGCGAACAGCAGATCACCGCACTGAACTTCATCGTTCGCGAACACGAGCTCGATACGGACGAATTCCCGCCCGCCGCCCTCGCCGTCGTCATCGCCTCCATCGGCCGCACCCTGATCCTCGAGCAGGGACTTGGTACCCACGGTGGGCACGACGAGGCCGTCGCGTTGGTCAACCGCTTCCTGGACCGGTTCGAGATGCCCACGCCGAAGAGTCGCCGGAGCACCTGA